The genomic region CGAGCTGGAAGAGCAGGAAGAGGAAGCCGCCGAAGAAGTGCGCGGCGGCCATGTAGATGCCCACCCGGATGGCCACCCGACGGTCGGTGCGCTTACCACCGTCGGTGGTCGGGGCGTAGCGGGGGCGGGGGTGCTGGACGGCGGCCATCAGTGCACGCCTTTCGAAACGGGAGCGGGCTTCGAGGTGGGAACGGGCAGGCAGAGCTCGCTGGCCGGGCTCTGCAACAGGGTGTGCACGAAGAGCAGTTCGACGCCGTCGACGCCCTCGGCGGCGAACCGGTGCGGGGTCAGCGAGTCGAACTGGGCGCTGTCGCCGGGCTCGAGGAGGTGGGCCGTCTCGCCCAGGGTCAGCCGCAGCCGCCCCTGGGTGACGTGCAGCCACTCCTCGCCGGCGTGCACCCGGACCACCGCGTCCTGCAGGCCCGGCGGGATCTGCACCCGCAGCGCCTGCATCGCCATCCCGGGCGCGCCGGCCCGGCGGTAGCCCCAGCCGCCGGTGCGGCTGGGCTCGATCGCGCCGCCGCGCACCACCGGGTCGGGGGCGCCGGGCTCCTCACCCAGCAGCCCCGCCACGGTGGCGCCGTAGAGCCGGGCCAGCGCCAGCAGCACCGGCAGCGAGGGCTGGCGCCGTCCGGTCTCCAGTCGGGACAGGTACGCTGGCGACAGCCCGGCCCTGGAGGCCGCGGCCTCCAGCGTGAGCCGGCCGGCCTGCCGGTGCTCGCGAAGCCGGGCACCGAGCCCGGGCAGCTCCTCGGTGGTCATGCCACCAATAGACACCTGCCGTGCCCGCCAGGCAACAAATGTGCCTCCCAGGCAAAAGTGCCATCGGCACAATGGCATCCGCACAAAAGGCATCGGCACAGTGCCATCGGCAGAATGGCCGTGCCCCGGTTTCCCGGGCCACGGCCTTTCGCCTGCTGCCGCTACTCGGCCGCCAGGTGCTCCGCGGCGCTTATCGGCGATCCGCCGATGGTGGCCGCCGTGGCCTTGCGCCGGGCCGGCTCGCGACCGGGCGGCTGGACCGGCCGCTCCCCGGCCGGCGGTGTGACGGTCGGCCGGGAGACCGGCGCGCCGACCTCCACCCAGAGCTTCTCGGTCTCGTGCTCCACCAGGATCTTGTCGCCCTCGCGCAGCGTGTAGGTGGTCTCCTCGTGGGTGATCTCCACCCGCAGCAGGTGCTGGCGGATCCGCATCGAGAAGGACAACCGGACCAGCCCGGCGGGCAGCCGCGGCCGGAAGCCGATCGCCTCGCCGTGGTCGCGCATCCCGCCGAAGCCGGCCACCAGCGCGATGCAGGCGCCCGCCAGCGAGGCCATGTGCAGGCCGTCGCGGGTGTTGCCGCCCAGGTCGTGCAGGTCCATCAGGGCGGCCTCGGCGGTGTAGTCGTAGGCCAGGTCCAGCTGGCCCACCTCGGCCGCCATCACCGCCTGGGTGCAGGCCGAGAGCGAGGAGTCACGCACCGTCAGCCGCTCGTAGTAGGCGAAGTTGCGCGCCTTCTGCTCGGGCGTGAAGGCGTCGCCGCGCAGCTGCATGGCGAGCACCAGGTCGGCCTGCTTGACCACCTGCTTGCGGTACAGGTCGAAGTACGGGAAGTGCAGCAGCAGCGGGTACTTCTCGCGCGGGGTGCCCTCGAAGTCCCACAGCTGGTGGTCGGTGAAGCCGTCGGCCTGCGGGTGCACGCCGAGCTTCTCGTCGTACGGGATGTACATCGCGGTGGCCGCGTCGCGCCAGGCGGCGGTCTCCTCGGTGTCCACCCCGAGCGCGGCCGCCTCCAGCTGGTGCCGGGCCACCGCCTCGGCGGCGGCCCGCAGGTTGGTCTGGGCCATCAGGTTGGTGAAGACGTTGTTGTCGGCGATCGCGCTGTACTCGTCCGGGCCGGTGACGCCCTCGATCCGGAACTGCCCCGCGGAGTCGTGGTGACCGAGCGAGCGCCACATCCGCGCCGTCTCCACCAGCAGCTCCAGCCCGTAGGCGCGCTCGAACTCCACATCGCCGGTGGCCCGCACGTAGCGGGCGGCGGCCACCGCGATGTCCGCGCCTATGTGGAAGGCCGCGGTGCCGGCCGGCCAGTAGCCCGAGCACTCCTCGCCGCGGATCGTCCGCCACGGGAAGACCGCACCGGCCAGGCCGAGTTGGGCGGCCCGCTCGCGGGCCAGCGGCAGCGTGGAGTGGCGCCAGCGCAGCGCCTGTGCGACGGCGCCGGGCAGGCAGTAGGTGAGCACCGGCAGCACGAAGGTCTCGGTGTCCCAGAAGCTGTGCCCGTCGTAGCCGGGGCCGGTCAACCCCTTGGCGGGGATGGCCCGTTCCTCGCTGCGGGCGGAGGCCTGCAGGACGTGGAAGAGCGCGAACCGGACCGCCTGCTGGAGTTCGACGTCACCGTCGATCTCGATGTCGCTGGCGGCCCAGAACTCCTCCAGGTACTCCTTCTGCTCGCTGACCAGGCCGTCCCAGCCGGAGTAGCGGGCGGCCGTGATCGCCGCCTCCACCTGGTCCCGGACGGCCGGCAGCGAGCGGGTGGCCGACCAGCCGTAGCCGAGGAACTTGGTGATCCGCAGCCGCTCGCCGGGCCGCAGCACCGTGGTGGTGCTGATCCGGGCCTGGTCGTGCCGGGCCTCGGAGGTCACACTGACCCCGTCCGGGCCCTCGATCACATGGTCCATCCCGGCCGCCACCCGCAGGTTGCTGTACCGGGTGCGGTGCACCAGGGTGGCCTTGGTCCCGTGCGCGTGGTTCGCCTCGGCGACCAGCGGCGCCTCCAGCACGGCGGCCGCCCGCGGGTCGCCCTCGCCGCCCTCCGGGAGCTGCTCGTTGGCGACCAGCTCGGACTGGACCACGATCCGGACCGGCCCGTCCACCGCCTCGACCTCGTAGTCCACCGCGGCGATCGCCCGCTGGGTGAGCGAGACCAGCCGGGCGGAACGGATCTTGATGGTCCGGCCGGCCGGCGAGGTCCACTCCGCCTCGCGCCGCAGCACGCCCTCGCGGAAGTCCAACGAGCGGCGGTGGCCGCGCAGTTCGCCGTACCGCAGGTCGAACGGCTCGTCGTCGACCAGCAGTCGGATCAGCTTGCCGTTGGTGACGTTGATGACGCTCTGCCCGGACTCCGGATAGCCGTAGCCGCCCTCCGGGTAGGGCAGCGGGCGCAGTTCGAAGACGCCGTTCAGGTAGGTGCCGGGCAGGCCGTGCGGCTCACCCTCGTCGAGATTGGCCCGCAGGCCGATATGCCCGTTGGAGAGTGCGAAGACGGATTCGCTGCGGGCCAGGCCCGCCAGGTCCAGTCGGTGTTCGGTGATGCTCCACGGGTCGACCGCGAAGCCCTCCTGTGCGGTCATTGCGCCGCCCCCTCGATCAGTTCGGACAGGTCGTCCACCACCAGGTCCGCGCCGTTCTCCCGCAGGGCCTCGGCCTGGCCGGTCCGGTTCACCCCGACCACCGTGCCGAAGCCGCCGGCGTGGCCGGAGGCGACCCCGGCCAGCGCGTCCTCGAAGACCGCGGCGTGCTTCGGCTCGACGCCCAGCGCCTTGGCGGCGGCCAGGTAGGTGTCGGGGGCCGGCTTGCCGGGCAGGCCCTGGCGCTTGGCCACCTCGCCGTCGATCACCACGTCGAAGAGGCCGTCGATGCCGGCCGCCTTGAGCACGTCGCGGCAGTTGGCGCTGGACGAGACCACCGCCCTGGGCAGGCCGAGCACCCGCAGCCGGTGCAGGTACTCCACCGAGCCCGGGTAGGGCTGTACGCCCTGTTCCCGGATCAGCCGCAGCACCAGCTCGTTCTTGGCGTTTGCCAGGCCGTTGACGGTGCGGGTGCCATGGGGGTCCCCCCGGACGAAGTCTGGGGGAGGGTCGGCCGGACTGCCCTCCGGCAGTTCGATCGAGCGCGACGCGAGGAAGGTCCGGGTGCCGTCCAGGCGCGGCCGGCCGTCGACGAAGCGGTCGTAGTCCTCGACCGGGTCGAACGGCACGAACTCGTCGCCGGTGCGGCGGGCCTCCTCACGCAGGAAGTCGTCGAACATCGACTTCCAGGCGGCGGCGTGCACCTTGGCGGTCTGCGTCAGCACACCGTCGAGGTCGAAGAGATAGGCGCGGATGTGGTCGGGTAGCCCCAGCATGGTTGCAGTCTGGCTCAGAAAACGCCCCCTGGGGTCGATTCCGGGCGGCGCGTCGTACAGCGTTCAATCGCGCTCGGCGTTGCCTGACGAGGCGTCAGCCGGTCTGCCGGGCCCGTCGGTGCAGCTGCTCGGCCAGATCCCGCCAGCCGGCCGCGCACTCCAGCGCCAGATCCGCCACCACCGGGAGCAAGTGCGGTGGGATCTGCTGGAGTTCACTTTCCGCGATACTGACCGCGACCAGCCGGCGGTGCAGCCAGACCAGCAGCGCGCGGCCGTGGTCGGTGAACCGCAGCGAGGGGTCGCGGCGCAGCACGGCGAGGCCGGCGAAGGCCTCGGCGGTGCGGGCGCCGGCCGGCCGAGCCGCGGCCAGCCGACGGGCGCCGAACGGCCGCAGCGCGGGCGGCGGCTGGTGCGCGGCGGCGGCCAGGTCCTGCGCCTGGGGCTCGGGCTGGGCCTGGCGGTGCGCCTGCGGGTGGTCCTGGCGCTGCGCCGGACGGGCCGGCACCGGCCCGCCCGCCTGGGACGCGGACAGTGACTGCGGCCGCGACTGGGGCAGCTGCAGCGGCCGGCCCTCGGCGCCCTCGCGCGGCGCGGGGACGGTCGCCGTCACCTCCGCCGCCCGGGTCTGGCGGGCCGGGCGCGCGGTGCGCACCAGCGCGGGCTCCTCGCCCCGCCCGATCCGGGCCCGCACCCCGTGCGCCGTACCCAGCGACACACCGGCAGCCTGGGCGATCTCCCGCAGCGAGGCGTCCGGGCGCTCGCTGAGCACCTTCAGCACCCGCTGGCGGCCCTCGTCCGGGTTGACCGGGCGCAGCCGGCCGTCCCGACCGACCCGGGCGATGGTGCCGGCGCCGCTGGAGCGGCGGCGGATCTCGCCGATGGTCTTGGCCGACAGGCCCGAGCTCTGCGCGATCGACCGGTCGGACAGTTCGGGCCGCAGCCGGACGATCCGCTCGGCCGCGGCCTTGCGCTCGGCGATGGACAGCGGCAGCCCGAGGGTGTCGCCGGCCTTGCTCTCCACGGCCCGCACGAAGGCGGCCTCCGGGGAGCCCTCGAAGTACTCGACGGCGATGGTCCGCTCACCGCGCAGTTCGGCGGCGCGCAGCCGGTGGGCGCCGTCGATCACCCGCATCGTGCTGCGGTGCACCAGGATCGGCGGCAGTTCGGTGGCGAGGGCGGCCAGCTCGGCGGCGTGCTCCTCCTCCACCGGCGTGAAGCGGGGCGACTCCCCGAGCTGCACGGCATCGAGCGGGAGCCGGTCGACGGGATTCATTCGAGCCCCCGCACGGGCGCGCAGGGCGTCGGAATTCCCGAGCCGATCCCGAATACCGACTCAGCGCCACCGGTGATCATTTTTCGATTCCTTCCGAATCATTCGCGAGGCATTGGCGAGTTCATAGGCGAGTCATGGGGGCGGGCCGTCGAACACCCTCGGACAGCACGCCTGATCTGCGATACCGCGGCGGCCTGTCGGCGGCTATTCGCTCATCTCAACGACCTTGCGCGGCAACGGGATTCCCGGATTCCGCCGGTCCGGCATACGCCTTTCGAGGCAGCCCACCCCCCATTCGGGACAACCGGCCCGAGCGCGTACGGTGGCAACGGCACGGTCGCCGCATCCAGGCAAGGAGCACCCTCGATGACCTCGCAGCCCGACCAGGACCTGGTTCTCGCCCGCAGGGACGGCCGGGTAGGCCGGATCACCCTCAACCGCCCGCGCGCCATCAACGCGCTCAACCACGCGATGATCCTCGCCGTGCGGGCCGCCCTGGACGCCTGGGAGCACGATCCCGAGGTGGCCGCCGTGGTGATCACCGGCGCGGGCGAGCGCGGGCTCTGCGCCGGCGGGGACATCCGCTTCTTCCACGACGACGCCAAGATCGGCGGCGCCGCCGCGCGGGCCTTCTTCCGCGACGAGTACCTGCTCAACCACCGGATCGCCCGCTATCCCAAGCCGTACGTGGCGGTGATGGACGGGCTGGTGCTGGGCGGCGGGGTCGGCGTCTCGGCGCACGGCTCGCTGCGGGTGGTCACCGAGCGCGCCGCGGTCGGCATGCCGGAGACCGCGATCGGTTTCGTCCCCGACGTCGGCGGCAGCTGGCTGCTCGCCCGCGCCCCCGGCGAGCTCGGCACCCACCTGGCGCTCACCGCCGGGCGGATGACCGCGATGGACGCCCTGCACTGCGGTTTCGCCGACCACTACCTGCCGAGCGAGCGGATCGCCGAGTTCACCGCGGCCCTGGCCGAGCTCGAACCGGTCGAGGCAGTACGGGAGTTCGCCGCACCGGCGGAGCCCGCACCGCTGGCCGCCCAGCGCGGCTGGATCGACCACTGCTACGCGGCCGACACCGTCGAGGAGATCCTCGACCGGCTGCTCACCGCCGGCCTGCCGGAGGCCAAGGAGGCCGCCGAGCAGATCCTGGACAAGTCGCCGACCGCGCTCAAGGTCACCCTGGCGGCACTCCGCCGGGCCCGCCGACTGCCGTCCCTGGAAGCCGCGTTGGACCAGGAGTACCGGGTCTCCAGCGCCAGCCTCGGGGCGCCCGACTTCGTCGAGGGCATCAGGGCCCAGGTGGTGGACAAGGACCGCAACCCGCGCTGGTCGCCCGCCGGCCTCGCCGAGGTCTCGGAGCTCGACGTGGCCCGCTGCTTCGAACCTCCGGTGGGCGTCCCGGAGCTGGGCCTGGCATAGGGCCCGGCGTAGGGCCCGGCGTAGGGCCTGGCGTAGGGCCCGGCGTAGGGCCTGGCTACTCCTAGGTACGGGTACTCAGGGAAGGCGAGTACAGCAGCGGTGTCCGGGCCCGCCGCCGTGGCCGATGCTCAAGCCATGACCTCAGCTCCGCGGCGTCTCTGGTGGATCGCCCCAACCGTCAGCACCGTGCTCGCCCTGCCGCTCCTGGCCCTGGCCTGCCTGATCCTCATGTTCGTCGGGTTCGCCTACGACTCCTGCGACCCCGGCGGCTGCCCCGGCACCGACCGCCATGTGCTGACGGCGCTGGCGGCGCTGCTCGCCACCGTGCCACTGGCCGTCGGCGCCTGGCTCACCAGCCGTTTGGCCAAGCCGGGTTGGGGCGCCGCGCTGTGCGTGCTGGCCCCGCTGACGGCGGCCGGCTCGGTGCTCTCCTTCCTCACCATCCCCGCCGGACGCTGAGGCCAGGACCGCCCGGCCACCAGGGTGAGCACGGCGCGGGCGACGGCGGTCGATCTGGCACGGGGTCAGCAGTAGGCGAACGGTCGGAGCGCCGCGCTGGCGCCCAACTCCGGCCGCTCCTGCGGCAGATGGTGCCCGGCCGAGGGCGGCGATTCGTTGCCTCGGACTGCGTGACGTCCACCGACGATCGTGCCTTGACCCCATACATCTCAGCTCATACGGTCTATGCAGATCTGACGGGGCGTCAGATCAGCAGCAGAATTGGACCGCCACATGTCTGAAGGTTTGGCGCCGCCCTGACCCGAGCACCACCCTGCTCCACGCACCGCACCGCACCGCACCACGCCGCACCACGCCGCACCGCACCGCACCGAGCCGGCGTCGACCCGGCTCAACGGCGCCTCCCCCGCGCCGCACACTCACGCTGCGAAACTCTCCCACCGCCCGGCCCGCCCACTGCGCAGGCCGCCCGGTCCGCAGCCTCTCTCGCCGGCGCTCCCCCCGCCAGCACCGCTTCAGCTCCGCCCGCGCCGCCCTTACGGCGCGGCGTACGGAATCCGCGCTGCCCTGCGGCGGCTCGCCGTGCTCAGCCTCCCACCCGAGCACGGTGAGCCCCTTCAGGTACGCCGCCAAGCGAACGTCCCGGGGGCCGGCCACCCGCACCGCATGTCCACGCACCCTGCCCAGCCGGCAGGTCCGTGCGCCATGCCCGCGCGGCCGGAGAATCCCATCCGCGAACAGAGAACCGGGGAACTGTCATGAAACTCCGCACCGCCCTGCTCCCGCTGGCCATCGCGGCCACGGTGCTCGCCGGCGCCCAGACCGTCAGCGCCCAGACCGTCAACGCCCAGACCGTCAACACTCAGACCGCCGGTGCTGCCACCACCGGCAACGCTCAGACCGTCAGCGCCACCGACGACGCCAAGGGGCACGTCGAGCGCAACCGCGACGAGGGCACCGTCGCCTACGTCTCCATCACCACCTGGGAGCACATCCCGGCGACCGCCAGAGCCGGCTTCATCGCGGCCGCGCAGGACGACGGCTACGACTCGCTCCGGCACGAGCCCGGCACCTACAGCGTCCACGTGGTGCCCGACCCCGACGACCCGTCCCGCGTGGTGATCGCCTCGACCTTCACCAGCGAGGCCGCCTACCAGCGCCACCAGCACGGCCGTTACGAGCGGGACCTGCGCGCCCACGCCGCGAGAGCCGGTATCGCGGGCCCGGCCAAGGTGGTGCGCAACTACTCGCTGACGGCCACCACCGGCGACGGCAAGCTCGCCTCCCCGCACGGCGACGGCGGCACCGTCTTCACCGTGGTGGCCGTCTTCACCAACGTGCAGGCCCAGTACCGCGCCGAGTTCCTCAAGATCGCCCAGGCCGACGGCTACGGCTCGCTGACCGGCGAGCCCGGAACCCTCGGCTTCCACTTCGTCCCCGACCCCGACGACCCGACCCGCTTCGTCTTCCTGGAGACCTTCACAGACCAGGCCGCCTTCGTCGCCCACAAGAACGGCGCCCCCGCCCAGGCCTACCTCGACCTGGTGTCGCGGGCCGGCATCATCGGCCCCGAGTTCGTCATCACCAACGTCACCACCGGCTTCGACAAGCCCGGCGGCTGGTCCGTCCCCAACCTGGACTCCTGACGCCAACGGGGCCCGTGGACATCCACGGGCCCCGCCGGTCGGCCGTCGGCCCCCGCCTCACCGCTGCGCAACGGCCCCGGCCGGCGTGGGCTGCGCGAGCTCGGCTGCCGGACGGCCGACCGGCTACTCCTGTTCGGCGGGTTGGTCCGGCTCGCCGACCCGACCGGTCGCGGAGAGCAGCGCGAGGATGGCGAGCGCGACCAGCAGGACGGCGACCAGCAGCAGGACGGTCAGGACCGTCGGGTGGTCCCACAGCGCGAACACCAGGGCGAGGACCAGCAGCACGGCGAGGGCGATCCAGCGGCGGTGGGCGTCGGTCCACTTGCCGGCCTGCCCGGTGTGCACACCGTGCGCGTCGCCCCAGCGTGCGGCGGACAGCGCCGCACGGTCGGCCGCCCCACGGGTGGCCCGCGGCAGCCGCCCGGCACCGGACAGGTAGGCGCCGAGCCCGACCACCACGCCCAGCACGATCGCGGTGCGCAGGCTGACCCGCAGGAAGTGCAGCAGCGTGTCGAAGACCGCGGCGGCCGCCGCCTCGGACTGCACCTGGGCCGGCAGGTGGTCGAGATAGTAGTGACGGGCGATCACCAGGCCGATCGCCAGCACCAGGCTGGCGAAGGCCGCACCGAAGGCCGTGGTGACCAGGGCCCGGCGCCGCCGCCTGGCCAGCACCACCCCGATCGCGCCGAGCAGCACGGTGATGACCGGCATCCAGTTGCCGACCGTGTCGAGCAGCCGGGCACCCGCCTGCAGCTTCGCCAGCTTGTCGGACTCGAAGAGCACCATCTGCTTGTCGACGTCGGGGATCTTGTCGGCCGGGGAGACGCCGGCGTCGATCAGTTCCTGCTTGACCCGGTCGACGGCCGCACCGACGTCGAGGACGACGGTTCCCTCGCTGACGCCGATCGCGCCCCGGCCCTTGCCGGTGAGCGCGTGCACCACGGTGCTGTGGGCGACGCGGTTGGTCTGGATCCAGACGGTCTCGAACCGGTCGCTCTGCACGAAGCGCGTCGCCACCTTGGCGACGGCCTGGTCCACGGCCGAGTCCAGCTGCGGCCCCAGGGCCTTGATCGCGCTGCCGACCCGGGGCGGCAACCCCTGCGACTGCAGCCAGGCGGCGATGTCCGCGGTGACGTCCTTGCCGTCGACCCGGACGGCGACCGCCTGGGTGATGCGGTCGGCAGCGGCCGCCTCGATGGCCGGGTTGGACGCGAGCGGACCGACCGTCGCCACGTACCGGTCGGTGTCCAGCGCGATGTCGTGCACCCAGACGGTGAGCAGCGAGACCGGGACGAGGATGCAGCAGAGCGTGATGAGCACGGCCGAGGCGGTGCTCATCACGATCCGCCCGGCCCGGGACGGACGCCTCGATCGCGGGCCCGCACTCCCCCCGGAGGACTCGGGCTCGGGCTCGGGCTGGCTGTTCACGAGGGCTCCAACCGACGCGGGGTGGCCGAAGCGC from Kitasatospora azatica KCTC 9699 harbors:
- a CDS encoding DUF6126 family protein, translating into MAAVQHPRPRYAPTTDGGKRTDRRVAIRVGIYMAAAHFFGGFLFLLFQLGGRH
- a CDS encoding helix-turn-helix domain-containing protein; this encodes MTTEELPGLGARLREHRQAGRLTLEAAASRAGLSPAYLSRLETGRRQPSLPVLLALARLYGATVAGLLGEEPGAPDPVVRGGAIEPSRTGGWGYRRAGAPGMAMQALRVQIPPGLQDAVVRVHAGEEWLHVTQGRLRLTLGETAHLLEPGDSAQFDSLTPHRFAAEGVDGVELLFVHTLLQSPASELCLPVPTSKPAPVSKGVH
- a CDS encoding glycoside hydrolase family 65 protein; the protein is MTAQEGFAVDPWSITEHRLDLAGLARSESVFALSNGHIGLRANLDEGEPHGLPGTYLNGVFELRPLPYPEGGYGYPESGQSVINVTNGKLIRLLVDDEPFDLRYGELRGHRRSLDFREGVLRREAEWTSPAGRTIKIRSARLVSLTQRAIAAVDYEVEAVDGPVRIVVQSELVANEQLPEGGEGDPRAAAVLEAPLVAEANHAHGTKATLVHRTRYSNLRVAAGMDHVIEGPDGVSVTSEARHDQARISTTTVLRPGERLRITKFLGYGWSATRSLPAVRDQVEAAITAARYSGWDGLVSEQKEYLEEFWAASDIEIDGDVELQQAVRFALFHVLQASARSEERAIPAKGLTGPGYDGHSFWDTETFVLPVLTYCLPGAVAQALRWRHSTLPLARERAAQLGLAGAVFPWRTIRGEECSGYWPAGTAAFHIGADIAVAAARYVRATGDVEFERAYGLELLVETARMWRSLGHHDSAGQFRIEGVTGPDEYSAIADNNVFTNLMAQTNLRAAAEAVARHQLEAAALGVDTEETAAWRDAATAMYIPYDEKLGVHPQADGFTDHQLWDFEGTPREKYPLLLHFPYFDLYRKQVVKQADLVLAMQLRGDAFTPEQKARNFAYYERLTVRDSSLSACTQAVMAAEVGQLDLAYDYTAEAALMDLHDLGGNTRDGLHMASLAGACIALVAGFGGMRDHGEAIGFRPRLPAGLVRLSFSMRIRQHLLRVEITHEETTYTLREGDKILVEHETEKLWVEVGAPVSRPTVTPPAGERPVQPPGREPARRKATAATIGGSPISAAEHLAAE
- a CDS encoding HAD family hydrolase; its protein translation is MLGLPDHIRAYLFDLDGVLTQTAKVHAAAWKSMFDDFLREEARRTGDEFVPFDPVEDYDRFVDGRPRLDGTRTFLASRSIELPEGSPADPPPDFVRGDPHGTRTVNGLANAKNELVLRLIREQGVQPYPGSVEYLHRLRVLGLPRAVVSSSANCRDVLKAAGIDGLFDVVIDGEVAKRQGLPGKPAPDTYLAAAKALGVEPKHAAVFEDALAGVASGHAGGFGTVVGVNRTGQAEALRENGADLVVDDLSELIEGAAQ
- a CDS encoding ParB/RepB/Spo0J family partition protein, with the protein product MNPVDRLPLDAVQLGESPRFTPVEEEHAAELAALATELPPILVHRSTMRVIDGAHRLRAAELRGERTIAVEYFEGSPEAAFVRAVESKAGDTLGLPLSIAERKAAAERIVRLRPELSDRSIAQSSGLSAKTIGEIRRRSSGAGTIARVGRDGRLRPVNPDEGRQRVLKVLSERPDASLREIAQAAGVSLGTAHGVRARIGRGEEPALVRTARPARQTRAAEVTATVPAPREGAEGRPLQLPQSRPQSLSASQAGGPVPARPAQRQDHPQAHRQAQPEPQAQDLAAAAHQPPPALRPFGARRLAAARPAGARTAEAFAGLAVLRRDPSLRFTDHGRALLVWLHRRLVAVSIAESELQQIPPHLLPVVADLALECAAGWRDLAEQLHRRARQTG
- a CDS encoding enoyl-CoA hydratase/isomerase family protein; translation: MTSQPDQDLVLARRDGRVGRITLNRPRAINALNHAMILAVRAALDAWEHDPEVAAVVITGAGERGLCAGGDIRFFHDDAKIGGAAARAFFRDEYLLNHRIARYPKPYVAVMDGLVLGGGVGVSAHGSLRVVTERAAVGMPETAIGFVPDVGGSWLLARAPGELGTHLALTAGRMTAMDALHCGFADHYLPSERIAEFTAALAELEPVEAVREFAAPAEPAPLAAQRGWIDHCYAADTVEEILDRLLTAGLPEAKEAAEQILDKSPTALKVTLAALRRARRLPSLEAALDQEYRVSSASLGAPDFVEGIRAQVVDKDRNPRWSPAGLAEVSELDVARCFEPPVGVPELGLA
- a CDS encoding putative quinol monooxygenase, with amino-acid sequence MKLRTALLPLAIAATVLAGAQTVSAQTVNAQTVNTQTAGAATTGNAQTVSATDDAKGHVERNRDEGTVAYVSITTWEHIPATARAGFIAAAQDDGYDSLRHEPGTYSVHVVPDPDDPSRVVIASTFTSEAAYQRHQHGRYERDLRAHAARAGIAGPAKVVRNYSLTATTGDGKLASPHGDGGTVFTVVAVFTNVQAQYRAEFLKIAQADGYGSLTGEPGTLGFHFVPDPDDPTRFVFLETFTDQAAFVAHKNGAPAQAYLDLVSRAGIIGPEFVITNVTTGFDKPGGWSVPNLDS